TGTGTTGTTTATAGTGCTGTACAGTACGGACCCGTATCAGCATGGATGTGCTGGTTAGCATTTACTGATGACAGAGGTCGACGCACCTTCTCAGTGCTGGCAGATCGCCACTGTCCTTACCAGTCTCACAACAGCCCAGAAACAGGATTTCTTTTCATACGTTTTAttgaagatttgttttatgtTCTGTATATGAggtgttttaaaaagatttactggTTGTTATGTGTATGGGTCTTTTCACTGTGTGTAAGTGTGGTGAATGCATagatgcctatggaggccagaggcagatGTTAGGTGCCTGGAAATGAGTCACAGACCACTGTGCActgctgtgtgagtgctggggccCAGACTGGGTGGATCTGCCAGAGCGGCCCACCCGCCTGCCCAGAGGGCAGCGAAGTAAACGCTCACCTCACAGAATTGTCAGGTGTCCTCTCAATTAGAGTCTTGTTTCCTGTGGCTTTCTTGGAGGTTCTGataatttgtgtttttttttaaaccagattTTTAATTAGTTTTCACTTTGTGTATATTTGGAAAAACATCTCAACTTTTTAAGATGATGAGAAGTGGATAGTACATTGCCCTAGACGAAAGATGGAAATATTTTAAGactgtcaccctcctcctcatcatcatcactgtCACCAAAGAGTATTATTTTTTGTCACGAGAATAAAAGCTTGCTTTGCCCTTCAGTAGTCTTTCAGGCTTGTGCTCCGCTGCCTGTATTTCCGATCGGGACTTTTGTTTGCCTCTTGAATAAattttccttgctactttgcCCAAAAAAAAGCACATGTATCCAAGTGGTGcccagacataaatgcaggcgaAATACCCAtaacacacaagtaaataaatagatgcaTTCTAAGCAGACTTTATAGATCGTTACAGAGGTGATTTTATAGATTGTTAGAGAGGACTGGTTGTcttgtatgtttttaaatttttaagtttttccCCCTTTATCTAAATGGTACTTGTAACCTACTAACTGATTTGGAGCCATACTCGGTTTACATTGGAGTTCTTCCAAACCACCATGTATCTTGTCAAGAAGCCAATATCCTCTCTATCCAGCTTCTCCTAGCGGCAGTTACAGGTGCAATGTGCAGTATGTCAGCTGCACCATCTCTGGCTAAAGAGACTagaagacagggaagaagagCGTGTGTATCGTCCCCGACCTCCTTTCCCTTTTCGGTTGGCCTCACTGTGTATCCTGGAGGCGCCCCACAGGAAGCAGCTAAAGATCAGACACGCGCCACTGGGCCAGCAAGGGCACTTGTAAGTTCACAGGCATTTATAGAAAACTTCAAAAGTCAGTGGAAACTATTTAAGCTCAGAAAATGTGCAGCTGGAGTTTCAGCTTAACTTCGTTAACCAGGAAATCTGAGCGCGTCTTGACAAATAAGGTCCTAATTAGCTAACTTCATCTCAGAGTGGCATGAGCTGCTGACTTAATCTCCTTTCTTTTACAGTCCATCAATATTATGGAGCTGACTTTACAAAAATATGGAAGTTATGAAAAATTTGAACAAGCTACTGGTGGTAGCTTGTTGTCTAAAACTCGAATCTGGAGTCATGTTAGAAAGTACATGGTGAAGGAAGGCTGCCTGGGAGAGGTATGGTCGTGGGTGGGCGGGGCCTGGGAGAGGCGTGGGCCATGGGTGGGCGGGGCAAGATTAGTGCCAAATGCAAGCTCTTTTCTGCAGGTTTTGTTTGGTCAGTTCTGTTTTACTGGTTGGATTGGGTTCTTGCCATCTGTCTTTTGCTCCTAGTGTCATTTCTGTATGTGTAGCAATAGCATTATCTGAGTTTCTCAATGAGAATTATTGAAGAGAGATTTTGCTGCAGTGTTCTTAGTCATCAGTCTCAAAACCAGCACTGACAAGGTGCAGGTTTCTGACACATGCATGCTCTAGATCTTCCCAGTTTTGTGTGGATTCAGAGGCTGGGGCAAGCACTCTGCTGTGAGGCTCTATCCCCACCTTTTCCGTTTGGCTTGATAGAGGACCTCActaagttgctcaggctggcctggaattctctctgcAGCCCAGACCTTCTTCCTGCTTTAGTTTCTCTAGTCTCTGGGGTaccttttcttctgtcttctttcttttccttcttccttccttccttccttcttcctcccctccttccctcccttcttccctcccttccttccttctttccttcacttcctctctctcttccttcctctttgttaagacagggtctctttcagTCCTAACTGTCCTAGAGCTGACTATATAGACCAgggtggacttgaactcacagagatcctcctgtctttgcctctcaagtgctggccattaaaggtatatgctaccACAACCAGCCTCCTTCATTTCCTTTCAGTCCAATGAATCCAATGAAAATCTCAGAGGGTTAAAATGATAAGGTTCAAAAGCAAACAACACAAAACCAATTAGACAGTTCAAATGTGGCTGGACGTACACGTCGTCAACTTAGGTGAATTGGGTAATCAATAGGTGAATAGGCCCGTTATTTTTTGCAAAAACTTTCCTCTccatttacatttgtgtgtgtatgcatgactgtgcatgtgtgtattatatgcttatatatttatatgtatgtgggaACATGCATGCCACAGCGTGTGTGGTAGTCACAGGacaaggggacaacatttgagagTTACTGGGAGCATGTTGGTTTTGGAGAGCTTGGCTCACCAGCCTTGATGTTGAGCATCCTATCCCTGCGTCATCTCACAgccctgtatgtgtgtctctcctCTTGCTGCCCAGATTGTAGTTCATCTCACCGAAGACCTGCTTTCCAGGGCATCCATGACGGTAGTAAACGGATGCCCGACTCTAACCATCAATATTTCTACTGCAcgagagcactggctggagggcATGCTGAGGCACGAGATAGGTAGGGGTACCCTTTCTACTCACTCTTGTGACTATCAAGAATTACCTGCTATTCTTTCAGAGTGTTTTTTTCTTAGTAATGTTTAGtaaaaattcatgatgttgtCAAGCCTTGCAGGGACTGTATGTCATTTCAAATTAGAATTTTACAGCATTCTTGGGAAGTCATTTCCATCCTTTTGGTTTTAGTTCCACATCTGAAATTGAGGGCAATCATGCTTAGGGAAGAGAcagtaagaaaaggaaaagttatTCTTCTCTAATTAAAGACTCGGAGAAGTCATCCGTCCTTCCGGGATAGCACACGCCATAGCTGCTGCAGCAGTCACTGTACTAGAGGCTTGCtttctgggaaggcagaggacatTATCTCACTTAAAGGATGTTTATTTCCACCATCTCTTCAGCATGGCTGAAAGTAAACCCACTTTGCTGCAAGGTGGTCCTTTATCCAGGTAATTGGCTGTCCCAAGTAGATTAACTCTAATGTTTTGGGTAGCTAGAAGTGTCCATCAATGGCCAAAGATATAGTCCATTCTCTTGAACAAAAGGAAATAGGTTTATATTTCGAGTATAACATCTGATCCTCTGATAGAGGCCAGCATCCTTTAGGAGATAGGCTATAATTGGGAAATAGATATAACCCATGTGTactggtttgaataggaatggccccaattgactcatgtgtttgagtgcttggccATAGGAAGTGTGGCTTTTTTGGAGGACATGTGTCtctagggggtgggctttgagatctcagaaGCTTAAGCCATGCCCAAGGTGCCCAAGggtgcctgtggatccagatgtagagctctcagctcctttttcagcaccgtgtctgcctgcatgatgccatgTTTCCtgatatgatgataatggactgaaccactgaaactgtaagccagccccaatgaaatgttgtccttacaagaacTGCATGGTTGTGATGTCTCTTCATAACAGTAGAAACCAGGATAGTTGCTGAGGCCAGGTGTGCGGCAGGGGTGCccctgcatggaggcccagagaggccattgtgtgaagctgttgAAGCCTGGATTGCCGTGGATACCCCAAGGTGTTAGAGATTCCAGAGCCACGGGacacctgcccccaccccagtaTGCTAACAGGGACTGGAACGAGCCCGAGcccaagagagagaagtgtgttgcagtcaacaaagctgagaggaattggagatctgaagagcattttgacatcagatacggagatgcagagtttggagtttgcccagttggttttcagtctttcctctctatgtttcctttcctcccttttggaatggtaatatatatcctattggaagtatgtgatctgcttttttattttgagtttacAGAGATTACAGCTAAGAGATTGCATGAGTCCCAGAAGAGACtgtgaactttggacttttaaccaAGCTTGAGACTGTTACAGACTATGGAGACTTTTACGTTGGACTGAATACATTTCTGCATTATGGCTCCAAGCCtatgggggcagggaatggaacgTGGTGgattgaataggaatggcccctataggctcagatgtttgaatgcttggtctcagagactggcactgttaggaggtgtggctttgttggagtaggtgtgtcattagGAGGTGGAATTTGAGGTCTCAGAATCTCAAGCCACACCCAGTGTAACatcctgatgtagaactctcagctccttctctggcaccctgtctgcttgcatgctgccagtttcccaccatgacaataatggactagacctctaactgtaagccagtcccaattacaTGTTCTTCTTTATAAGATATGTtcttggtgtttcttcacagcaatagaaaccctaagacactcttCTACTATGAGAATCTAGAAACTCGGTTCTAAAGCTGCTGCCAGAAAGGACTGTTGTCTGACTGACTCAGTCCTCCAATCAGTGTTGTTCATTTTAGGCTGAGACCTAAACCAGAGCTAACTTCTGCCATTTCTGGCCTCCGTTCAGGACAGGACCAAGATTATTTTCAGTTTATTGTCAGGGACATAAACTGAGGCCCCCATCCTTAAACTTCTGCCTTGTTTCTACCTCCGGTTCTCATCATCCCTGAAGAGGTAATCCTAACCAACTGCCTTCAGGAGATTTGGGTTGATAACAGAATCTGGTTTCTTCCTCCTGGGTGGGCCCATTGGTTATGTCCTCCCCGTGCCTCTCCAGTGGAACTATCTGGAGATATAAACGTGCATCCATGGTTTCCTTTCAAGTTAGTGACTTGCCCTTGGATAGAGGTGCATCTGTGGGATAAAGGCAACAAAGGAGTCTGGGGCTCATGATATTGGAGCCTTCTAAACAGAGGAAAGATTTCATCCCACCAGGAGCAGGCCATACTTAGTACAAAGCCCTCTGTTGTGCTCCAAggagtttgtttcttttgtttggccTCCAAGGCCTGACTCCAGAGTGATGTTCCCAGGATCTGCATTCAGGGACTCTGATGCTGGTGGAATGGCTGGAATCCCAGTCTGAGATGCCTCCCAGGTGAGCTCACCAGTTGTACTGGCAACACTAAAAGATGTCGCTGGGATCTTTGCATAATCGTCCTTAGTCCTGAGTACACACTTGCTGTCAAAGAACCATGAAAGACCACTCCATTTTTGGCTTTGGGATCTtggagatttgtttatttatctgtttgttttctgagaccagatctcatgtagcccacatgaacttaaaaaaataaatgcttattTTTGCTCATGATCTGTAGGTTTCAGCTCCCTGTGGGCCAATGTTACTGCTCTTGAGCCTGGTAAGGCTGCATATCATGGTGGGCTCATGTGGCCACTGAACATGGTCAAAAGAGCAGAGAAGACAATGGATAGGAAAGGGTCTCATGGCCCCCTTCTCTACACCCTCACCAGGCCTTATACCTTAAGGGTCCTACCACCTCCCAGGAGCACCAAGTTGGAGACAAGGCTTTAGCCTTTGGAACTCTGAGGAAGAATATTCCAGATGAATGCAAATTTTCTTTGGGAAAGGATCAAAGCAAGAATGTCATTTcttagtcaggcagtggtggacacgcctttaatcctagcacttgggaggcagaggcaggcagatttctgagttcgaggccagcctggtctacagagtgaattccaggacagccagggctacacagagaaaccttgccttgaaaaactgaaaacaaaacaaaaacaaaaaaacaaaaaaaggatgtCATTTCTTATCATTTGTACCTTTTCTTCCATGTAGGCACACATTATTTTCGGGGTATTAACAACCTTCAGCAACCGTGGAACAGTTGGATTGGCCGAAAAAAACATGAGCTAAAGCCCAACAACCCAACGGAGGAAGGGCTGGCAAGCATCCACAGTGTCCTGTTCAGAAAAGACCCCTTCCTGTGGAGGGCCGCTCTCCTGTACTACACGGTGTATAAAGCCAGCCACATGTCCTTCTGTGAACTCTTCAAAGACATTGGCAAGTTTGTCAAGGACCCTAATACAAGATGGGACTATTGTGTAAGAGCCAAGAGAGGGTGGACTGACACTTCTGAGCCCGGTAAGTGTCCCTCCATGGTAGGTCTTCGAACTTTTTATTTGTTAGCTAGTAACTTGGGTCATGTTTTAATCTCTGAATCTGATAATGAAATGTTTGTGACTTGAGGTCATCAAAGGCTCTTGCTGTGGAGCCCCATAGCACACAGCATTATTTTGGCCCAATCCCCTTGAAACAGTTCAGACCAATAGACTCTGGAAAGAGTAATAGAATGAGCTGGTCAAGGTGATGAGtttatgtaatcccagcacccagtagGTTGGGGCAGAAGgatacaagtttgaggccaattaGCAGGGAGGGCTAGTAAGATTTA
This portion of the Mus musculus strain C57BL/6J chromosome 9, GRCm38.p6 C57BL/6J genome encodes:
- the 9530077C05Rik gene encoding uncharacterized protein KIAA0895 isoform X5: MELTLQKYGSYEKFEQATGGSLLSKTRIWSHVRKYMVKEGCLGEIVVHLTEDLLSRASMTVVNGCPTLTINISTAREHWLEGMLRHEIGTHYFRGINNLQQPWNSWIGRKKHELKPNNPTEEGLASIHSVLFRKDPFLWRAALLYYTVYKASHMSFCELFKDIGKFVKDPNTRWDYCVRAKRGWTDTSEPGCFSKDQVYLDGVLQILRFRESIDFHLLTALGKVSYEDVDRLKELAVTENMRVPHFLHDHSRYMEHLERIMEVNELTDAELKNLI